GCGACCAAAGTTTTTGCCGCTTGCCAGCGTGCCGGGGGCGATCCTCAGTTCATTCAGCCCTTCGCGATGCAGCTTAACAAGACGGTGACAACCGCCGAAGGGCTCGATCTTTAGAACGCGACCAGACATCCGATTTGGGCGTCTGTGATTGGCGCAGAAGTTTTCCTGCCGAATAATCGACGTTTTCCCGCGTAGAAAACGGGAGAGGCGGAAAGTTCGCTCTGCCCAGGCGACTTGCCTGTTTGATATCCATCGTTGCCACTACAGGAGTCTGGCATTATGAAGATCGGGAAGTTTCTTTTGGTCCTATGCGCGCTGGCGGTTCCCTTCACGCTGAGCGGTTGCAATAGCGAGAAAGCCGCGGACAACACCAGCGGCGAACATGGCCACGATCACGACCATGGTGATCATGATCACGGCGACCACGGACACGAGCATGGTGGCCACAGCCATGACGAAGGTCCTCACGGCGGTCACCTCATCGAGCTGGGGGGTGAAAAGTATCACCTGGAATGGGCCCATGACGACGAAGCCAAGTTGCTGACGTTCTATGTTCTGGACGCCGATGCCAAGGAAGAAGTGGCAATTCCAGCTGAAGCGATCATGGTGAATATCACCGTGGGTGAAGACACCAAGCCGTACGAGATCCCTGCTGTCCGCAAGGAAGGGGAAACGACGACTGCCACCTTCGAGTCGGCCGACGCGGACTTGTTCGCTTTGATCGAAGATGAAGACACCAAGGCGACGGTCGTGCTCGAAATCGAAGGCACGCCGTACAACGGTACGCTGGAACATCACCATCACTAAGTCGCGACTTAGTTCGATTGGTCAGTAAAAGCAAAACGGGATGCCAATTGGCATCCCGCTTTTATGTTCCGTCGTTCGTTCCGGTTGGTTTAACGTCGACCCGACATCGCCCAGGCAGCCGCCAGCTTCGATGGATCCATGCCGAAGGCAGACTGGAAAGAGGCATCAAAGTCTTGTCCCTGGCGAAGCGAGTTCATCAAGGCGTCGAACGAATTGCCGCGTCCCATGATCGCTTTCAGGAAGGCGTAACTGACTACCGAGTTCTGTTCCGGCGACATGCGATTCTTCACGAAGTCGTCCGGCTTGCTCATCGAAGCGAACGCCCCTTCAAGCTGGTTGTCCCACGCCACTACGCGCGGATCGCTCTTGCTGATCCGCGAAGCGATGACCCGGCCAACGCCATCGGAGAACCATTCGGGCACGGTGCCATTACCAAGGGAAGCCACGTGCGACGAAGCGATGAGCTGGCCAAGCAGCACATCCAAGTCGTAGCCATCTTCTGCCGGAACCTGAATCGAACCGTAGGCGTCGGTCACATCGTAGCGGTAGTGACCTTTCCAGTCGGCTGGCAGGTCGCGGCGTTCGATCATGTTGCCAAACTCGGCGTAGTCGTAACGCTGCTTGAAGAAGTAAAGGGTCATCTTCCCCTTGACGATCGGAGTGCTGGCCGGAATCTTCATCAGGCCACGAACCTTATCGGCTGCCTTGTCGGCGGTAGCGACATATTCCTTCAACGACTCTTCCCCCATCGTGCCGTAAGCCAGGAAGTTGGGCGAATCGACCTTGGCCGACTTCACATTCGGCATGCCGAGGTCCCACTTCTGCTGGCTGCTTTCGGCTCGCATAGCGGCGAGTTGGTCGTGCGTTGCTTTCTTTGCCAGGGCAATCTGATGCGTTCGCTGCATCGAATCATCTTGGGCCGAAGCGCCGTCGAACTTGCCACCTTCCTGAATCCAGGTTTCAATCTTGGCGATCTCGTCGGCAGTCAGCGGCGCACCGTTGCGTGGCATTCGTTCGTTGCCGGTCGCTTTGATCAGGCGGACCAGCATGCTTTCCTGAGGTTTGCCCGGCAGGAAAGGAGCACCGCTGTCGCCACCACGAAGGAAGCGAGCGAAGTTCTCCATGCCCAATCCACCCCGTGGGTTGTTCCCGCTATGGCAGCTAACGCAACGGTTGGCCAGTACGCCGGCCACGTCCATACTGAAGCTCACCTTTTCATTGCCGGAAGCTTCGGTCACTTCCAGGCGAACCATTTCGGCTGGGTTCGGTGCAGGGGCGGACTGGCTCAGCGGAGCGTTCGGGTCGGTGCCGTCGAACTTGGCACCTTCCTTGATCCAGGTCTTCAGCGCTGCCAGTTCGGCGGGCTGAACCTTGCCACCACCGCGAGGCATGTCGCCAGATTCAATCGTTTCGATGAAGCGGCTACCAATGTCGTCGCCGGGGAAGATGACGACCCCTTCAGCCGGGCCCTTCATCAAGGCGGCGAAGGTCGGAGCACCAAAGCCGCCCCGGCTGCCAGTCACGTGGCAGTTGCCACAGCGAGCGACGATGATCGGAGCAATATGCTTGGTGAAGCTAAGATTGGCAGAAGGGAACGCGGTTGGCAGCGGAGTCGGAGCACCAGCCGGTGGGACAGGGGTGCCAAGGCCAGCCGGGGCATTGGCCATCATGGCTGGGGCGGCACCTGGGGTCGGAGCCCCGAGTGGCTTGAGGGTGTACCCTTCGATTTCCAGAAAGCCGTGTGAAGCCGCCAACGACTCGGCCAGGCTTTGTAGTTCCGCGGCTACTTCGGCATCGCCCGAGGTGCCCAGCTTTTCCATGCGCGACTGAATGTCACGCACGAGTTCGACCGATTCTGTAACCATGCCCCGCTTCAGGTAGTTCGACGTCTTGCGGATATCGAGCTTCAACGCTTGC
This genomic window from Bremerella sp. JC817 contains:
- a CDS encoding c-type cytochrome domain-containing protein, with translation MNSFKSLTTVAIAVLLAGQLVSTVLAAPNDEQKMQLQALKLDIRKTSNYLKRGMVTESVELVRDIQSRMEKLGTSGDAEVAAELQSLAESLAASHGFLEIEGYTLKPLGAPTPGAAPAMMANAPAGLGTPVPPAGAPTPLPTAFPSANLSFTKHIAPIIVARCGNCHVTGSRGGFGAPTFAALMKGPAEGVVIFPGDDIGSRFIETIESGDMPRGGGKVQPAELAALKTWIKEGAKFDGTDPNAPLSQSAPAPNPAEMVRLEVTEASGNEKVSFSMDVAGVLANRCVSCHSGNNPRGGLGMENFARFLRGGDSGAPFLPGKPQESMLVRLIKATGNERMPRNGAPLTADEIAKIETWIQEGGKFDGASAQDDSMQRTHQIALAKKATHDQLAAMRAESSQQKWDLGMPNVKSAKVDSPNFLAYGTMGEESLKEYVATADKAADKVRGLMKIPASTPIVKGKMTLYFFKQRYDYAEFGNMIERRDLPADWKGHYRYDVTDAYGSIQVPAEDGYDLDVLLGQLIASSHVASLGNGTVPEWFSDGVGRVIASRISKSDPRVVAWDNQLEGAFASMSKPDDFVKNRMSPEQNSVVSYAFLKAIMGRGNSFDALMNSLRQGQDFDASFQSAFGMDPSKLAAAWAMSGRR